The following proteins come from a genomic window of Alnus glutinosa chromosome 10, dhAlnGlut1.1, whole genome shotgun sequence:
- the LOC133880055 gene encoding 1-aminocyclopropane-1-carboxylate oxidase 1-like, whose protein sequence is MEIPVIDFNELNGEKRSKTMALLHQACEKWGFFQVENRGIDKKLMEKVKHLLNTHYEENLKESFYGSEIAKSLEKGNTSDIDWESSFFIWHQPTSNINKIANLSEDLHETMNEYIAQLVELAEKLSELMCENLGLEKGYIMEAFSGSKGPSVGTKVAKYPECPYPGLVRGLREHTDAGGIILLLQDDQVPGLEFFKDGECVEIPPSKNNTIFVNTGDQVEVLSNGRYRSALHRVMADKSGSRLSIATFYNPAGDAIISPASKLLYPNHFRFQDYLKLYATTKFSDKGPRFESMKNMANGHHSVTA, encoded by the exons ATGGAGATCCCTGTGATAGATTTTAATGAACTGAATGGTGAGAAGAGGAGCAAAACAATGGCGCTTCTTCATCAAGCCTGTGAAAAATGGGGCTTCTTTCAA GTTGAGAACCGTGGGATTGACAAAAAGTTGATGGAGAAAGTGAAGCACTTATTAAATACACACTATGAGGAAAACTTGAAGGAAAGCTTCTATGGGTCTGAGATAGCCAAAAGCTTAGAGAAAGGAAATACCTCTGATATAGACTGGGAAAGCAGCTTTTTCATTTGGCATCAACCAACATCTAACATCAACAAAATTGCAAACCTTTCGGAGGATCTCCA CGAAACAATGAATGAATACATAGCTCAACTGGTTGAGCTAGCAGAGAAGCTTTCTGAGCTCATGTGCGAGAATCTTGGTTTGGAGAAGGGTTACATAATGGAAGCATTCTCGGGGAGCAAAGGTCCTTCTGTGGGGACAAAAGTGGCAAAGTACCCTGAATGTCCTTATCCAGGGCTTGTTAGAGGACTTCGAGAGCACACTGATGCTGGTGGAATTATACTCTTACTCCAAGATGACCAAGTCCCAGGTCTTGAATTCTTCAAAGATGGAGAATGCGTAGAGATTCCACCATCCAAGAATAACACCATCTTTGTGAACACAGGAGACCAAGTGGAAGTATTGAGTAATGGAAGGTATAGAAGTGCCTTGCACCGAGTCATGGCTGACAAGAGTGGGAGCAGACTCTCTATTGCTACCTTCTACAATCCTGCTGGTGATGCCATTATCTCTCCAGCTTCAAAACTCTTATATCCCAATCACTTTCGTTTTCAAGATTACCTGAAGCTTTATGCCACCACAAAGTTTTCAGACAAGGGTCCCAGATTTGAGTCCATGAAGAACATGGCTAATGGTCACCATAGTGTCACTGCCTAG